In Arthrobacter sp. B3I9, the following are encoded in one genomic region:
- the sufC gene encoding Fe-S cluster assembly ATPase SufC, whose protein sequence is MSTLEIKDLHVSIDTEQGTKEILKGVSLTIRTGETHAIMGPNGSGKSTLASTIAGHPRYNVTSGTITLDGEDVLAMSVDERARAGVFLAMQYPVEVPGVSMTNFLRTAKTAIDGEAPKLRTWTKEVKAAMEQLRIDADFTQRNVNEGFSGGEKKRVEILQLELFKPKFAILDETDSGLDVDALKVVSEGVNRAHAEGNMGTLLITHYTRILRYIKPDFVHVFVDGQVVEEGGPELADRLEEEGYDRYANGAGAAAIAAAPAATQA, encoded by the coding sequence ATGTCGACTCTTGAGATCAAGGACCTGCACGTCAGCATTGACACCGAGCAGGGCACCAAGGAAATCCTGAAGGGCGTCAGCCTGACCATCCGGACCGGCGAGACCCACGCCATCATGGGCCCGAACGGCTCCGGCAAGTCCACCCTGGCGTCCACCATCGCCGGACACCCGCGCTATAACGTCACCTCCGGCACGATCACCCTCGACGGCGAAGACGTCCTGGCGATGAGCGTTGACGAGCGCGCCCGCGCCGGCGTGTTCCTGGCCATGCAGTACCCGGTGGAGGTCCCCGGCGTGAGCATGACGAACTTCCTGCGCACCGCCAAGACGGCCATCGACGGCGAAGCCCCGAAGCTCCGCACGTGGACCAAGGAAGTCAAGGCCGCCATGGAGCAGCTGCGGATCGACGCCGACTTCACCCAGCGCAACGTCAACGAAGGCTTCTCCGGCGGCGAGAAGAAGCGCGTCGAGATCCTCCAGCTCGAGCTGTTCAAGCCGAAGTTCGCCATCCTGGACGAGACCGACTCCGGCCTGGACGTTGACGCCCTGAAGGTCGTCTCCGAGGGCGTCAACCGCGCCCACGCCGAAGGCAACATGGGGACCCTGCTCATCACCCACTACACGCGGATCCTGCGCTACATCAAGCCGGACTTCGTGCACGTGTTCGTTGATGGCCAGGTTGTGGAAGAGGGCGGCCCGGAGCTCGCGGACCGTCTCGAAGAAGAAGGCTACGACCGCTACGCCAACGGCGCAGGGGCGGCCGCCATCGCTGCCGCTCCGGCAGCAACCCAGGCGTAG
- a CDS encoding non-heme iron oxygenase ferredoxin subunit, which produces MTDQPKGELVCNASEIQPKQALRILIDDYPVAIVKDSMGEIHAIGDTCSHADISLSEGEVEGCLIECWGHGSQFDLRSGEPLQLPAYDPVPVFAVTIQGDEVYVDVSNVLNGAEAPNFS; this is translated from the coding sequence ATGACTGACCAGCCAAAGGGCGAGCTCGTCTGCAACGCCAGCGAGATCCAACCCAAGCAGGCGCTGCGGATCCTGATCGACGACTACCCGGTAGCGATCGTGAAGGACTCGATGGGAGAAATCCACGCCATCGGCGACACCTGCTCGCACGCGGACATCTCGCTCTCCGAAGGCGAGGTGGAAGGCTGCCTGATCGAATGCTGGGGGCACGGCTCCCAGTTCGACCTGCGCAGCGGCGAGCCGCTCCAGCTGCCGGCCTACGATCCTGTTCCTGTTTTCGCCGTGACCATCCAGGGCGATGAGGTGTACGTGGACGTCAGCAACGTCCTGAACGGCGCCGAAGCTCCGAACTTCAGCTAG
- the sufD gene encoding Fe-S cluster assembly protein SufD, whose product MTDITTEKARIGAPSAQPFINGFTEEGESLSPLNAADSKAPLAGDAVKRHSHGGGVGIPDSSRAGRLTSYKLADFKPLTGLEEDWRFTPLKRLRGLHSEVLGGTAPTVSVTAPHGVHVESVGRDDSRIGSAAIPEDRVSANAWENFTEATVITVPAEVQADGEISVVLTGNGAEASAQHIVIVAEKFSKAVVVVDHQGSAVVSENIEILVEDGAQLTVISLQEWNDDAVHVSSQQAKLGRDAKFKHIVVSLGGDLVRITPSARFTAPGAEAELFGLYFADAGQHLEQRLFVDHAVANCKSNVLYKGALQGRGAHTVWVGDVLIRKEAEGTDTYEANRNLVLTDGARADSVPNLEIETGLIAGAGHASATGRFDDQHLFYLMARGIPEEVARRLVVRGFLNEIIQKIKVPAIEERLTAAVERELAATDN is encoded by the coding sequence ATGACTGACATCACTACGGAAAAGGCCCGCATCGGCGCGCCGTCAGCCCAGCCGTTCATCAACGGATTCACCGAGGAAGGCGAAAGCCTGTCCCCGCTCAATGCTGCGGACTCCAAGGCACCGCTCGCCGGGGACGCCGTCAAGCGCCACTCCCACGGCGGCGGCGTCGGCATCCCGGACAGCTCCCGCGCCGGCCGCCTGACGTCCTACAAGCTGGCGGACTTCAAGCCGCTGACCGGCCTGGAGGAAGACTGGCGGTTCACCCCGCTCAAGCGCCTCCGCGGGCTGCACAGCGAGGTCCTGGGCGGCACTGCTCCCACCGTCAGCGTCACCGCCCCGCACGGCGTGCACGTCGAGAGCGTCGGCCGCGACGACTCCCGGATCGGCTCCGCAGCCATCCCCGAGGACCGCGTCTCCGCCAATGCCTGGGAGAACTTCACCGAGGCCACCGTCATCACCGTGCCCGCCGAGGTCCAGGCCGACGGCGAGATCAGCGTTGTGCTGACCGGCAACGGCGCCGAGGCCTCGGCGCAGCACATCGTCATCGTGGCGGAAAAGTTCTCCAAGGCCGTCGTCGTGGTGGACCACCAGGGCAGCGCCGTCGTGTCGGAAAACATCGAGATCCTCGTTGAGGACGGCGCGCAGCTGACCGTCATCTCGCTCCAGGAATGGAACGACGACGCCGTGCACGTCTCCTCCCAGCAGGCGAAGCTCGGCCGCGACGCGAAGTTCAAGCACATCGTCGTCAGCCTCGGCGGCGACCTGGTGCGCATCACGCCCTCGGCCCGCTTCACCGCCCCCGGCGCCGAAGCGGAACTGTTCGGCCTGTACTTCGCCGACGCCGGCCAGCACCTTGAGCAGCGCCTGTTCGTTGACCACGCGGTCGCCAACTGCAAGTCCAACGTCCTCTACAAGGGCGCCCTGCAGGGCCGCGGCGCGCACACCGTCTGGGTAGGTGACGTCCTGATCCGCAAGGAGGCAGAAGGCACCGACACCTACGAGGCCAACCGCAACCTGGTCCTCACCGACGGCGCCCGCGCGGACTCCGTGCCGAACCTGGAAATCGAGACCGGCCTGATCGCCGGCGCCGGCCACGCCAGCGCCACCGGACGGTTCGACGACCAGCACCTGTTCTACCTGATGGCCCGCGGCATTCCGGAAGAGGTGGCCCGCCGCCTGGTGGTCCGCGGCTTCCTGAACGAGATCATCCAGAAGATCAAGGTTCCGGCCATCGAGGAACGCCTCACGGCCGCCGTCGAGCGCGAACTCGCGGCAACGGACAACTAG
- the sufB gene encoding Fe-S cluster assembly protein SufB: MTDQLSEKKVAETTVISEILEKNPELHGIGTYEYGWADKNDAGANARRGIDEDVVRDISAKKNEPEWMLDLRLKGLKYFDRKPMPTWGADLSGIDFDNIKYFVRSTEKQAATWEDLPEDIRNTYEKLGIPEAERSRLVSGVAAQYESEVVYHQIREDLEAQGVIFLDTDTALREHPEIFQEYFGTIIPVGDNKFASLNTAVWSGGSFVYVPKGVHVDIPLQAYFRINTENMGQFERTLIIADEDSYVHYIEGCTAPIYTSDSLHSAVVEIVVKKGARVRYTTIQNWSTNVYNLVTKRAICEEGATMEWVDGNIGSKVTMKYPAVYLVGEGAKGETLSIAFAGEGQHQDTGSKMVHIAPNTKSSIVSKSVARGGGRAAYRGLVQVREGAKHSANTVRCDALLVDTISRSDTYPYIDIREDDVTMGHEATVSRVSEEQLFYLMSRGMREDEAMAMIVRGFIEPIARELPMEYALELNRLIELQMEGSVG; encoded by the coding sequence ATGACGGACCAACTATCAGAGAAGAAGGTTGCCGAAACTACTGTGATATCGGAGATTCTGGAAAAGAATCCCGAGCTCCACGGCATCGGCACCTACGAGTACGGCTGGGCCGACAAGAACGACGCCGGCGCCAACGCGCGCCGTGGCATCGACGAGGACGTTGTCCGTGACATCTCGGCCAAGAAGAATGAGCCGGAATGGATGCTCGATCTCCGCCTCAAGGGCCTGAAGTACTTCGACCGCAAGCCCATGCCCACCTGGGGCGCGGACCTCTCCGGCATCGACTTCGACAACATCAAGTACTTCGTGCGCTCCACCGAGAAGCAGGCCGCCACCTGGGAAGACCTCCCCGAGGACATCCGGAACACGTACGAGAAGCTGGGCATCCCGGAAGCCGAGCGCAGCCGCCTCGTCTCCGGAGTCGCGGCACAGTACGAGTCCGAGGTGGTCTACCACCAGATCCGCGAGGACCTCGAAGCACAGGGCGTCATCTTCCTGGACACCGACACCGCGCTGCGCGAACACCCGGAGATCTTCCAGGAGTACTTCGGCACCATCATCCCGGTGGGCGACAACAAGTTCGCCTCGCTGAACACGGCCGTCTGGTCCGGCGGTTCCTTCGTGTACGTTCCCAAGGGCGTCCACGTGGACATCCCGCTGCAGGCCTACTTCCGCATCAACACGGAAAACATGGGCCAGTTCGAGCGCACGCTGATCATCGCCGACGAGGACTCCTACGTCCACTACATCGAAGGCTGCACCGCGCCGATCTACACCTCGGACTCGCTGCACTCTGCCGTCGTCGAGATCGTCGTGAAGAAGGGCGCCCGCGTCCGCTACACGACCATCCAGAACTGGTCCACCAACGTGTACAACCTGGTCACCAAGCGCGCCATCTGCGAAGAGGGCGCCACGATGGAGTGGGTCGACGGCAACATCGGCTCCAAGGTCACCATGAAGTACCCGGCCGTCTACCTGGTGGGCGAGGGCGCCAAGGGCGAGACCCTGTCCATCGCATTTGCCGGCGAAGGCCAGCACCAGGACACCGGCTCGAAGATGGTCCACATCGCGCCGAACACCAAGAGCTCGATCGTGTCCAAGTCGGTGGCCCGTGGCGGCGGCCGTGCCGCCTACCGCGGCCTGGTCCAGGTCCGTGAAGGCGCGAAGCACTCGGCCAACACGGTGCGCTGCGACGCGCTGCTGGTGGACACCATCAGCCGTTCGGACACCTACCCGTACATCGACATCCGCGAAGACGACGTCACCATGGGCCACGAGGCCACGGTGTCCCGCGTGAGCGAAGAGCAGCTGTTCTACCTGATGTCCCGCGGCATGCGCGAAGACGAGGCCATGGCGATGATCGTCCGCGGCTTCATCGAGCCCATTGCCCGGGAGCTTCCGATGGAGTACGCCCTTGAGTTGAACCGCCTGATTGAACTGCAGATGGAAGGATCGGTCGGTTAA
- a CDS encoding metalloregulator ArsR/SmtB family transcription factor, whose product MPQAPAAPLAAVHAADADDRTRDRVRNAVLEHGPISAAELGDLLGFTPAAVRRHLDRLSRDGVIEVKRVARAGARAGRPARRYVLSSQGQSFLGNDYLDIATVALQRLGEMAGPEAVRQFAVERFADMERRYAPEIEQAGADIPARARVLSELLSRDGFVASAASIEAKAPLPAALSSVQLCQGHCPIQQLAAQFPVFCEAETEVFSRLVGVDVRRLSTLARGGHVCTTHIPTGRPAATRLSSPGSSPAGPDEVSNHLQERP is encoded by the coding sequence GTGCCGCAGGCGCCTGCCGCGCCTCTCGCAGCGGTGCATGCGGCCGACGCCGATGATCGCACGCGGGACCGCGTGCGTAACGCCGTCCTGGAGCACGGGCCCATCAGTGCCGCGGAGCTCGGCGACCTGCTCGGCTTCACACCTGCCGCCGTCCGCCGCCACCTTGACCGCCTTTCCCGCGACGGCGTTATCGAGGTAAAGCGCGTTGCCCGCGCAGGTGCCAGGGCGGGCCGCCCCGCGCGCCGTTACGTCCTCAGCTCGCAGGGGCAGTCTTTCCTCGGCAACGACTACCTCGACATCGCCACCGTTGCGCTGCAGCGCCTTGGCGAGATGGCCGGACCCGAAGCGGTGCGGCAGTTCGCCGTCGAGCGCTTTGCCGACATGGAACGCCGCTACGCTCCTGAGATCGAACAGGCCGGTGCGGACATTCCGGCCCGCGCCCGGGTACTGTCCGAACTGCTGAGCCGCGACGGCTTCGTCGCCTCGGCAGCCTCGATCGAAGCCAAGGCACCCCTGCCGGCGGCGCTCTCCAGCGTCCAGCTCTGCCAGGGTCACTGCCCCATCCAGCAGCTCGCCGCGCAGTTCCCGGTGTTCTGCGAGGCGGAAACCGAAGTGTTCTCCCGGCTGGTCGGCGTTGACGTCCGCCGGCTGTCCACCCTGGCCCGCGGCGGCCACGTCTGCACCACCCACATACCCACGGGCCGTCCGGCTGCCACGAGGCTTTCCAGCCCCGGCAGCTCTCCGGCCGGTCCGGACGAAGTATCCAACCATCTGCAAGAAAGGCCGTGA
- a CDS encoding ABC transporter ATP-binding protein: MRSPESPVLSISGLVKDVGPLPTLDGKMLRVVSGLSLIAERGQVTALLGANGAGKTTTIECAQGLQKRTAGSISLLGQDPDTAGAALRARVGVMLQDGGLPPSARPIPLLKHVAGMYQDPWPVEDLIGRLGIDSFSRSSVRRLSGGQKQRLALAAALAGNPEVLFLDEPSAGLDPQSRQLVFELISELRDRGMGIILTTHLMDDAQRLADYVYIMDAGRNVAEGTVTQLLQHRLPSADERHIRTLLFEAEPGLDFTGVLPDTVTVTESRAGSYAATGALTPADLAAITAWWAAHGIMPGSLSLEARSLEDVFLDISGREIR, translated from the coding sequence GTGCGATCTCCCGAATCCCCCGTCCTGTCCATCAGCGGGCTCGTCAAGGATGTAGGTCCACTGCCCACCCTGGACGGCAAGATGCTGCGGGTGGTCAGCGGCCTTTCCCTCATCGCCGAACGCGGGCAGGTCACGGCACTGCTGGGAGCCAACGGAGCCGGCAAGACAACCACCATCGAATGCGCGCAGGGCCTGCAAAAGCGCACCGCCGGCTCGATCAGTCTGCTCGGCCAGGACCCGGATACGGCCGGGGCGGCGCTGCGCGCGAGGGTCGGCGTGATGCTGCAGGACGGCGGACTGCCGCCGTCGGCCCGGCCCATTCCGCTGCTGAAGCACGTCGCCGGCATGTACCAGGACCCCTGGCCCGTCGAGGACCTGATCGGCCGCCTCGGGATCGACAGCTTCAGCCGCAGCTCAGTGCGCAGGCTTTCGGGCGGCCAGAAGCAGCGCCTCGCCCTCGCCGCAGCCCTCGCCGGAAATCCGGAGGTGCTGTTCCTGGATGAGCCGAGCGCCGGCCTGGACCCACAGTCCCGGCAACTGGTCTTCGAGCTCATCTCCGAACTCCGCGACCGCGGAATGGGGATCATTCTCACCACGCACCTGATGGACGACGCCCAGCGCCTGGCCGACTACGTGTACATCATGGACGCCGGCCGCAACGTCGCCGAGGGCACCGTAACCCAGCTGCTGCAGCACCGGCTCCCGTCCGCCGACGAACGCCACATCCGGACCCTCCTGTTCGAGGCCGAACCGGGACTGGACTTCACCGGAGTGCTGCCCGATACGGTCACCGTCACGGAGTCGCGCGCGGGCAGCTACGCCGCCACCGGCGCCCTCACGCCCGCCGACCTGGCCGCCATCACCGCCTGGTGGGCCGCGCACGGGATCATGCCCGGCTCCCTGAGCCTTGAGGCACGCAGCCTCGAGGACGTTTTCCTGGACATCTCCGGAAGGGAGATCCGATGA
- a CDS encoding ABC transporter permease — MTRVSSRRPLAGAPRAGAPLGSPAGSPAGNSPLGSDPAPLLRRIAQQGRYETVTMLRNGEQLILAVVLPLLAMVGLTVTPLLDGLGSSRINVAVPGILALCAMSTAFTGQGISTGFDRRYGVLRFLSTTPLGRTGLIAGKVLAVLAVLCLQVLVVTAVALPLGWQPEPAGWLPGLAVLVLGAASFTALGLLVAGTVRPEATLAITNLLWILLGALGGIVIPSERLPALSQAVVHFLPSGALGQALRDAFLHGSVNSAAVLVLLFWTALAGGAATRWFKWN, encoded by the coding sequence ATGACCCGCGTATCCAGCCGCAGGCCCCTCGCCGGCGCACCCCGGGCCGGGGCGCCCCTCGGCAGCCCGGCCGGCAGCCCGGCCGGCAACAGCCCGCTGGGCAGCGACCCGGCTCCGCTGTTGCGGCGGATCGCCCAGCAGGGCAGGTACGAAACTGTCACCATGCTTCGGAACGGCGAGCAACTGATCCTCGCGGTGGTACTCCCCCTGCTGGCAATGGTCGGGCTCACCGTCACCCCACTGCTGGACGGGCTGGGTTCAAGCCGGATCAACGTCGCCGTCCCGGGCATCCTGGCGCTGTGCGCCATGTCCACGGCCTTCACCGGCCAGGGGATCTCCACCGGCTTCGACCGCCGCTACGGCGTCCTGCGGTTCCTCTCCACGACGCCCCTGGGCCGTACCGGCCTGATCGCCGGCAAGGTCCTCGCCGTGCTGGCCGTCCTGTGCCTGCAGGTGCTCGTGGTGACGGCAGTGGCCCTGCCCCTGGGCTGGCAGCCCGAACCGGCGGGCTGGCTGCCGGGCCTGGCCGTACTGGTACTGGGCGCCGCGTCCTTCACGGCGCTGGGCCTGCTGGTCGCCGGGACGGTCCGGCCGGAGGCAACCCTGGCCATCACGAACCTGCTGTGGATCCTGCTCGGCGCCCTGGGCGGGATCGTGATCCCGTCGGAACGGCTCCCGGCATTGTCACAGGCCGTGGTGCATTTCCTTCCCTCCGGCGCGCTCGGCCAGGCCCTGAGGGACGCCTTCCTGCACGGCAGCGTCAACTCCGCCGCCGTGCTTGTCCTGCTGTTCTGGACGGCCCTCGCCGGCGGAGCAGCAACCCGTTGGTTCAAATGGAATTGA
- a CDS encoding heme A synthase: MSTVSRPPRIVSGIISRLPVAVDRTVRRLAVLSLVGQTVLVVTGGAVRLTASGLGCPTWPRCSEASLVNTPEAGIHGVIEFGNRLLTFALAAVAVLMLVYLWNLRKERRDLFLLAVGLLASIPAQAVIGGISVLTQLNPWVVGLHFLVSMGLVVLATLLVNRAYGRSGRFRTAELPALPGAARPVMTAVALFSAIAVCLGVVVTGAGPHAGDADAPRNDLDWDLFSHIHAVPAYLVTAGALFALFLVVGGRIRGPFRSAVFLLLGVTVLQAVIGFTQYYNGIPALLVGFHMLGAALLMSAATNSADLARHSPVK, translated from the coding sequence GTGAGTACGGTGTCCCGCCCGCCCCGGATCGTTTCCGGCATCATCTCCCGGCTGCCCGTCGCCGTCGACAGGACGGTCAGGCGGCTGGCAGTTCTGTCGCTCGTCGGGCAGACGGTCCTGGTGGTGACGGGCGGTGCCGTCCGGCTCACCGCCTCGGGCCTCGGCTGCCCCACCTGGCCGCGGTGCTCGGAGGCCTCCCTCGTGAACACCCCGGAAGCGGGAATCCACGGCGTCATTGAGTTCGGCAACCGGCTCCTGACCTTCGCCCTGGCCGCCGTCGCCGTTCTGATGCTCGTGTACTTGTGGAACCTCCGCAAGGAACGCCGTGACCTCTTCCTGCTGGCCGTGGGCCTGCTCGCCAGCATCCCGGCGCAGGCCGTCATCGGCGGCATCAGCGTCCTGACCCAGCTGAACCCGTGGGTGGTGGGGCTGCACTTCCTCGTCTCGATGGGGCTAGTGGTCCTCGCGACCCTGTTGGTCAACCGCGCCTACGGCCGTTCCGGGAGGTTCCGGACAGCGGAACTGCCGGCACTGCCGGGCGCCGCGCGTCCGGTGATGACCGCGGTGGCGCTGTTCTCCGCCATCGCCGTCTGCCTCGGCGTCGTGGTCACCGGCGCCGGGCCCCACGCCGGGGACGCCGATGCCCCGCGGAACGACCTCGACTGGGACCTGTTTTCGCACATCCACGCCGTCCCGGCGTACCTGGTCACCGCGGGAGCGCTTTTCGCGTTGTTCCTGGTGGTCGGCGGGCGGATCCGCGGGCCGTTCCGCAGCGCCGTCTTCCTGCTCCTGGGCGTCACGGTGCTCCAGGCGGTCATCGGCTTCACGCAGTACTACAACGGCATCCCGGCACTGCTGGTCGGGTTCCACATGCTGGGCGCGGCCCTGCTGATGAGCGCGGCGACCAACAGCGCGGATCTGGCCCGTCACAGCCCGGTGAAGTAG
- a CDS encoding heme o synthase, with the protein MTATVSTTDTPLNASPISGKIGFSRKAKAYLALTKPRVIELLLVSTLPTMIYAERGFPSVGLILATLVGGAFAAGSAGAFNCYIDRDIDKLMHRTENRPLVTGEVTPREALVFSWLLGAAAIAILWFGANPLSAWLGLGAIVFYVVIYTMILKRRTAQNIVWGGAAGCFPVLIAWAAVTNTVEWPAVVLFMVIFLWTPPHYWPLSMRYGEDYRNANVPMLGAIAGAKVVSVQVVLYAWAMVACSLLMVPVGGAGWVYTVTAVVAGAWFLYESHALYQRAQRGDVSNKGAMKVFHGSISYLTLLFIAVAVDPFVGAAIVGG; encoded by the coding sequence GTGACTGCCACCGTGAGCACAACCGATACGCCGCTGAACGCCTCTCCGATCTCTGGGAAGATCGGCTTCTCCCGCAAAGCCAAGGCCTACCTGGCGCTCACGAAGCCCCGGGTGATTGAGCTGCTGCTCGTGAGCACGCTGCCGACCATGATCTACGCCGAGCGCGGGTTTCCGTCGGTCGGCCTGATCCTGGCAACCCTCGTGGGCGGCGCCTTCGCCGCCGGCAGCGCCGGGGCCTTCAACTGCTACATCGACCGCGACATCGACAAGCTCATGCACCGCACCGAGAACCGGCCGCTGGTGACAGGGGAAGTAACGCCCCGCGAGGCGCTCGTCTTCTCCTGGCTGCTGGGTGCCGCGGCGATCGCGATCCTGTGGTTCGGGGCCAACCCGCTCTCGGCCTGGCTGGGCCTCGGCGCGATTGTCTTCTACGTCGTCATCTACACCATGATCCTCAAGCGCCGCACCGCGCAGAACATTGTCTGGGGCGGAGCCGCGGGCTGTTTCCCGGTCCTGATCGCCTGGGCTGCCGTGACCAACACGGTGGAGTGGCCCGCCGTCGTGCTTTTCATGGTGATCTTCCTCTGGACTCCGCCGCACTACTGGCCGCTCTCCATGCGCTACGGCGAGGATTACCGGAACGCCAACGTGCCGATGCTCGGGGCCATCGCCGGGGCGAAGGTCGTCTCGGTGCAGGTTGTCCTGTACGCCTGGGCCATGGTGGCGTGCTCGCTGCTGATGGTTCCGGTCGGCGGCGCCGGCTGGGTCTACACCGTCACCGCCGTCGTTGCGGGTGCCTGGTTCCTGTATGAGTCACATGCTCTGTATCAGCGCGCGCAGCGCGGGGACGTGTCCAACAAGGGCGCCATGAAAGTCTTCCACGGCTCCATCAGCTACCTGACCCTGCTGTTTATTGCCGTGGCCGTGGACCCGTTCGTGGGTGCCGCCATCGTGGGCGGCTAG
- the tkt gene encoding transketolase — protein MEEQELSWTSLDQRAVDTVRVLAADAVEKVGNGHPGTAMSLAPAAYLLFQKMMRHDPKNPDWLGRDRFILSPGHTSLTLYIQLFLSGYGLELKDLEALRTWGSLTPGHPEYKHTAGVEITTGPLGQGLASAVGFAYSQRRQRGLFDADAAPGTSPFDHTIWVIASDGDLQEGVTSEASSLAGHQELGNLVVIYDENHISIEDDTDVAFTEDVLKRYEAYGWHVQRVDWTRTGEYKEDVAELHAALLAAKAETDKPSIVSLRTIIGYPAPKKQNTGKIHGSALGAEEVAALKKVLGFDPERTFQVDDDVLAHTREVLERGSAARSEWQEAFEAWQAGNPEGAALLERVEARKLPAELDSALPVFEAGKDVSTRAASGKVLNAIGPVMPELWGGSADLAESNNTTIEGSPSFIPASRQTAAWKGNPYGRVLHFGIREHAAASIVNGISLHGNTRAFSGTFLIFSDYQRPAIRLGALMGVPSLYVWTHDSIGLGEDGPTHQPVEQLASLRAIPGLDVVRPGDANEVAAAWKVMLENHENPAGIVLTRQNIPTYARGTGEAEGDTFGSTAGVAKGGYVLAEASADGATAEPQVILIGTGSEVQLAVNARQALQAEGIPTRVVSMPCVEWFNKQDAAYREAVLPAAVRARVSVEAGLALGWKEFVGDAGRSVSLEHFGASADYKRLFQEFGITAEAVTAAAKESLAGLSA, from the coding sequence TTGGAAGAGCAAGAACTGTCATGGACCAGCTTGGACCAGCGCGCGGTGGACACCGTCCGCGTGTTGGCTGCGGATGCCGTGGAGAAGGTCGGTAACGGCCACCCCGGCACGGCGATGAGCCTGGCGCCGGCCGCGTACCTTCTCTTCCAGAAGATGATGCGGCACGACCCGAAGAACCCGGACTGGCTGGGCCGCGACCGTTTCATCCTCTCCCCCGGCCACACCTCCCTGACGCTGTACATCCAGCTGTTCCTCTCCGGCTACGGCCTGGAGCTGAAGGACCTCGAGGCCCTGCGCACGTGGGGCTCGCTGACCCCGGGCCACCCGGAATACAAGCACACGGCGGGCGTGGAGATCACCACCGGACCCCTGGGCCAGGGCCTCGCTTCCGCGGTCGGGTTCGCGTATTCCCAGCGCCGCCAGCGCGGCCTGTTCGACGCCGACGCCGCTCCCGGTACGTCCCCGTTCGACCACACCATCTGGGTGATTGCTTCCGACGGCGACCTGCAGGAGGGCGTCACCTCCGAGGCGTCCTCGCTCGCCGGGCACCAGGAGCTCGGGAACCTCGTGGTGATTTACGACGAGAACCACATCTCGATCGAGGACGACACCGACGTCGCGTTCACCGAGGACGTCCTGAAGCGCTACGAGGCCTACGGCTGGCACGTCCAGCGCGTGGACTGGACCCGCACCGGTGAATACAAGGAGGACGTGGCCGAACTCCACGCTGCCCTCCTGGCCGCGAAAGCCGAGACGGACAAGCCCTCCATCGTGTCGCTGCGGACCATCATCGGCTACCCGGCCCCCAAGAAGCAGAACACCGGCAAGATCCACGGCTCGGCCCTGGGCGCCGAGGAAGTCGCGGCACTGAAGAAGGTCCTGGGCTTCGACCCGGAGCGCACATTCCAGGTGGACGACGACGTCCTGGCCCACACCCGGGAGGTCCTGGAGCGCGGCTCGGCCGCACGCAGCGAATGGCAGGAAGCGTTCGAGGCATGGCAGGCCGGCAACCCCGAGGGTGCCGCCCTGCTCGAACGCGTCGAGGCACGCAAGCTCCCGGCCGAACTCGACTCCGCGCTCCCGGTCTTCGAAGCCGGCAAGGACGTCTCGACCCGTGCCGCGTCGGGTAAGGTCCTGAACGCCATCGGCCCGGTCATGCCCGAGCTGTGGGGCGGCTCGGCCGACCTCGCCGAGTCCAACAACACCACCATCGAAGGGTCGCCGTCGTTCATTCCGGCGTCCCGGCAGACCGCCGCCTGGAAGGGCAACCCCTACGGCCGCGTGCTCCACTTCGGCATCCGCGAACACGCAGCCGCGTCCATCGTGAACGGCATCTCCCTGCACGGAAACACCCGGGCGTTCTCCGGCACGTTCCTGATCTTCAGCGACTACCAGCGCCCGGCCATCCGGCTCGGCGCGCTGATGGGCGTGCCGTCCCTGTACGTCTGGACGCACGACTCCATCGGGCTCGGCGAAGACGGACCCACCCACCAGCCGGTCGAGCAGCTCGCCTCGCTCCGCGCCATCCCCGGCCTGGACGTCGTCCGCCCGGGCGACGCCAACGAGGTCGCAGCGGCCTGGAAGGTGATGCTCGAAAACCACGAGAACCCTGCCGGAATCGTGCTCACCCGCCAGAACATCCCGACCTACGCCCGCGGCACCGGCGAAGCCGAGGGCGACACCTTCGGGTCCACCGCCGGGGTCGCCAAGGGCGGTTACGTCCTGGCCGAAGCCTCCGCCGATGGTGCCACCGCCGAGCCGCAGGTCATCCTGATCGGGACGGGCTCCGAGGTCCAGCTCGCCGTCAACGCCCGCCAGGCCCTGCAGGCCGAAGGCATTCCCACCCGCGTCGTGTCCATGCCCTGCGTTGAATGGTTCAACAAGCAGGACGCCGCCTACCGTGAGGCTGTCCTGCCCGCGGCAGTCAGGGCACGCGTGTCCGTTGAAGCCGGCCTCGCGCTGGGCTGGAAGGAATTCGTCGGCGACGCCGGCCGTTCCGTGTCGCTGGAGCACTTCGGTGCCTCCGCGGACTACAAGCGCCTCTTCCAGGAGTTCGGCATCACCGCCGAAGCCGTCACCGCCGCCGCCAAGGAATCCCTCGCCGGCCTCTCCGCCTGA